The Eubalaena glacialis isolate mEubGla1 chromosome 16, mEubGla1.1.hap2.+ XY, whole genome shotgun sequence genome segment ACTTGACTTGTCTTCCATGTGATACGTGTCTGTATTGAAGAGTGGGTTTTCCAATTGGAGGAGTATTGTATTTCTAACATGGTGTTTTGCTTTACAGAATTCAATTCGTCATAATCTGTCCCTACACAGCAAGTTTATTCGAGTGCAGAATGAAGGAACTGGAAAAAGTTCCTGGTGGATGCTTAATCCCGAGGGAGGCAAGAGTGGGAAATCGCCCAGGAGAAGAGCCGCATCCATGGACAACAACAGTAAATTTGCTAAGAGCCGAGGCCGAGCTGCCAAGAAAAAAGCGTCCCTCCAGGCTGGCCAGGAGGGTGCCGGGGACAGCCCAGGGTCTCAGTTTTCCAAGTGGCCTGCAAGCCCTGGCTCTCACAGCAATGACGACTTTGATAACTGGAGTACATTTCGCCCTCGAACTAGCTCGAATGCTAGTACTATTAGTGGGAGACTTTCTCCCATTATGACTGAGCAGGATGATCTTGGAGACGGGGATGTGCATTCTATGGTGTACCCACCGTCAGCGGCAAAGATGGCTTCTACTCTGCCCAGTCTGTCTGAGATAAGCAGTCCTGAGAACATGGAAAACCTCTTGGATAATCTCAACCTTCTCTCATCACCAACGTCATTAACTGTTTCAACCCAGTCGTCGCCGGGCACCATGATGCAGCAGACGCCATGCTACTCGTTTGCGCCGCCAAACACCAGTCTGAATTCACCCAGCCCAAACTACCAGAAATACACATACGGCCAGTCTAGCATGAGCCCTTTGCCCCAGATGCCTATGCAAACGCTTCAGGACAGCAAATCGAGTTATGGAGGCATGAGTCAGTATAACTGTGCACCGGGACTCTTGAAGGAGTTACTTACTTCTGACTCTCCTCCCCATAATGACATTATGACACCAGTTGATCCTGGGGTGGCTCAACCCAACAGCCGTGTCCTTGGCCAGAATGTGTTGATGGGCCCTAATTCAGTCATGCCAGCCTATGGCAGCCAGGCATCTCATAACAAAATGATGAACCCCAGCTCCCACACCCACCCTGGACACGCTCAGCCAACGTCTGCGGTTAATGGGCGTGCCTTGCCCCACGCGGTGAACACCATGCCCCACACCTCGGGTATGAGCCGCTTGGCCCCAGTGAAGACAGCTTTACAAgtgcctctgccccaccccatgCAGATGAATGCCCTGGGGGGCTACTCCTCCGTGAGCAGCTGCAACGGCTACGGCAGGATGGGCGTTCTCCACCAGGAGAAGCTCCCCAGTGACTTGGACGGCATGTTTATCGAGCGCTTGGACTGTGACGTGGAGTCCATCATCCGGAACGACCTCATGGATGGAGATACGTTGGATTTTAACTTTGACAATGTGCTGCCCAACCAAAGCTTCCCACACAGTGTCAAGACGACGACACacagctgggtgtcaggctgaGCGCGAGCAAGTGAGCAGGTAAGAGCACCCCGATACCAAAAGACCTTCTGAAAACAGGACATAAAAGAGAGGAACCCAGTACCTTGCCTTGTATCTTCCATGGTCGGGGCTTTTTGGATGGCAGCTGGCCGCCCCTTGCAGAGAGGCATCTTTTATCATTCATTCTCCGTCCCTTTTGCAGCTTATAAATTTTCCTTTGGAGCTTAAACATAAGGAAGCTTTTCCTCTAACTGCTTTAAAGAGTTTCTTTCGACAGTTCACTAGATGGCTGCATCTTTTTAGTaactcttcaataagtgaataCATTTGATACAAATCAAATGCTGAAGGGTTTTTTAAAGTGGAATTTTCTCCCACTGAATGATTTCAGAGCTGTTTGAGAAAGTCCAGCCCTCCCTGCAGTATGTCTGTCACCCTAACGTGTTGAATTGAGTTGATTTTAATTTGGCTGTATATtcaatgagtgtgtgtgtgtgtgtgttttctttcctaGGCTACGCTTAAAAGTACTTCAGATTGTCTGACAGCAGGAACTGAGAGAAGCAGTCCAAAGATGTCCTTCACCCTACCTTTTcgttttcttgattaaaaaaaaagaaaaaaagtgtttcttttttcctttcgtCAGACTTGGCAGCGAAGACACTTTTCCTGTACAGGATGTTTGCCCGATGTTTGCAGGTTACGTGCTGCTGTAGATAAGGACTGTGCCATTGGAAATTTCATTACAATGAAGTGCCAAACTCACTACACCATATAATTGCAGAAAAGACTTTTGGATCCTGGTGTGCTTTCAAGTTTTGTATATAAGCCGTAGCTACAGAATTGTATTTgtgtgcatttttgtttttttaaatattcatttggtCCAAGGAAAGTTTCTCCTCTTTTTGTGATACTGTGATGGTCTCATGTCCTTGATAAGTTAAACTTTTGTTTGTACACGACCTGTGTTCTGCTGAACTGATGAATGACAAAGAACCAAGCTCTCCATTCTGCACCTCCATTGAACAGCTCTGGACCTGTTCACATTGCCACATAATTCACAGGAGAACCAACAGCGTGTTGCCCGTCTACTGAATTAATGGACTTACCAaaactcttttggaaaaaaataaaaaataggttaAACGCCAGCCTTTGTacaggtcttttcttttttttttttggttttgtttgtttgtttattttgttatttgcaaATTTGTACAAACACTTAAATGGTTCTAATTTCCAGATAAATGAAtgatttttgatgttattgttggGACTTGAGATCATTTTTGGAATAGATATTGAACTGTAATGTTTTCTTAAAACTAGAGTCTACTTTGTTACATAGTCTGCTTGTAAATTTGTGGAATCCCAGATGTTTGAAGCAGCAtccataattttcattttgtatttctaaCTGGATTAGTACTAATTTTATACGTGCTTAACTGGTTTGTACACTTTGGGATGCTACTTGGTGATGTTTCTGACTAATCTTACAATCATTGTAATTAGTACTTGCACACTCAACATTTCTGGCCCTATCTTGGCAGGAGAGTGATGTATAGTTATGAACATTTTGTGTTTCACGTTTAGGAGAACTTGATActtttatatgtatgtgtttttaaaaaattccatccgCTTCTACTATCCTGTGAATTAAGCATACCACACAGCACTGACTCTTCTGATTGATGCCTGTATGCTCTTTGTTTCAAATACTCCTGGCGGGGGGCCTCGTAATATTTGTAGATCAGAAGGGGAGATCCACCTCTAAAACAGTGCTCCTTTCTCAAGCTGGGGGTTTTGATCAACTTAACCTTTTTGAGTTGAGCTTCAGCAAAAGATTTCCCTCGTAATACTGTGCTCTTCCTGGTCTAGGTGGAGGTTGGTTTTGTAGCTCTGCCTTGAAGAATTAGGTCCACACTCATGCTTCatccctctttccctctgtccTTGGGTTACTTGGCACACTGTGGAAGGCTAAGTCGAAGCGGGGAATTTTTAAGTGGGACTTGAGTGATTTTTAGAATGTTTTGTGTTCATGAGTGCAGATGGCTACCAGTTGGAATAGAACTTGCTTAAAAATTGGGGCAATGAATTTGAAAACCAACAAACCAGCTGTAAGTtgtatatttgaatttattttaaaaagccttaGCGTAAGTTAAGAATTGGAGGGTTTCTTCTGCCTTTAGCAACCCAAATTATAATTCTGATCATTATGTTGTAATATTGATATTTTCCAATTACCTGTACTGATAGACCAAGTTAATTGGCTTTGCGTGGCATTTAATCCATCGGTGTGTTCAAGTCATGTGGAATGCTCAGAATCCGCACAATAAAAGGAACAGGTGCACAAAAACGTTCCTCTGGCCTTCTTGAGAAGGCTCTGATTTCTGTGAACCTAGCCCACTTCCCACTTGCTTTGTCTTGCCTGTGAGTTGCGTCTCTGTTGGCTTGGTTTTTCCTCCGTGTTTAACAAGAACACAGGTGTTCTGATGGCTCTCTCCTCCAGGAGACAGGCTCTACTGTAAGCTCCCACAGTGACTTCTGTGCTTCTGAAAATTCATTAAACAGCCGCCTCTCTAGCCGTCTTCATTGTTGGCCACTCCAAAATATGTCTGGTCATAGAAGCCCTAGTTCTTCTGAGCAGTGCCTCCTGCACATGTGCTAGAGCTCGCTGGAGCCAGAGTACTCGTGTTCCCCTCTGTGGCCACCTGCCACCACTCCCCGCCTCCCAGGCATCGCACGGTGAGCCTCCCCAGCCGCCTTGTTCATTGAAGAGGCAACCGTAGCTACAAATCACTGTTAAAATCTTACTACTTCGTAGAGtgacttttaaaaagatgttgCTTCCTCTTGAGTCTgtgtaaatatctttttttttttttttttttttccttcaaatttttctttgtgttgaaATTCTAACAAGAATCCTGGGTAGCTCTCCGGGGTACAGTGAAGTCCAGTGAAAGGCACCTTgtctattttgaaaacaaacattaTGTGACCTCTagtaattctttttctgtaagaatACTGACTTTCTGGAGTAATGAGTATATCAGTTATTGTACATGATTGCTTTGTGAAATGTGCAAATGATATCACCTATGCAGCCTTGTTTGATTTATTTCCTCTGGTTTGTACTGTTATTAAAAGCATATTGTATTATAGAGctattcagatattttaaatataaagtattGTTTCCGTAATATAGACGTATGGAATATATTTAGGTCATAGATGTGTTACTTGGAAAGTTCTGCTTTGACAAACTGACAAAGTCTAAATTAATTAGCAAATGTTGTACCCCAGTGAGCAGTAAATCAGTGAAACATccccaaaagaggagaaagacaCTTAAGATGGAAACCGTTCCCCCAAAATATACGATTTGGACTCGTTCAGCTGCTGGATATATGTTACCaatcctcccctcccacccaccatTCCCCAACCCCCAACTGGAAATTCTTACATTCAGCTCCTAAGAGTTCTTAATTTATAACTGACTTGTAACCAAGAAGTTTCTCTTGTGGTTTTAGTTTGGGAGTAACCATTCGGTAAAAGTTGCAGTGTGGTTTATGCAAACAGA includes the following:
- the FOXO1 gene encoding forkhead box protein O1, which gives rise to MAEAPQVVEIDPDFEPLPRPRSCTWPLPRPEFSQSNSATSSPAPSGGAAANPDAAAGLPSASAAAVSADFMSNLSLLEESGDFQQAPGSVAAAAAAAAVAAAAAAAAATGGLCGDFQGPEAGCLHPAPPQPPPPGPLSQHPPVPPAAAAGPLAGQPRKSSSSRRNAWGNLSYADLITKAIESSAEKRLTLSQIYEWMVKSVPYFKDKGDSNSSAGWKNSIRHNLSLHSKFIRVQNEGTGKSSWWMLNPEGGKSGKSPRRRAASMDNNSKFAKSRGRAAKKKASLQAGQEGAGDSPGSQFSKWPASPGSHSNDDFDNWSTFRPRTSSNASTISGRLSPIMTEQDDLGDGDVHSMVYPPSAAKMASTLPSLSEISSPENMENLLDNLNLLSSPTSLTVSTQSSPGTMMQQTPCYSFAPPNTSLNSPSPNYQKYTYGQSSMSPLPQMPMQTLQDSKSSYGGMSQYNCAPGLLKELLTSDSPPHNDIMTPVDPGVAQPNSRVLGQNVLMGPNSVMPAYGSQASHNKMMNPSSHTHPGHAQPTSAVNGRALPHAVNTMPHTSGMSRLAPVKTALQVPLPHPMQMNALGGYSSVSSCNGYGRMGVLHQEKLPSDLDGMFIERLDCDVESIIRNDLMDGDTLDFNFDNVLPNQSFPHSVKTTTHSWVSG